From the genome of Periplaneta americana isolate PAMFEO1 chromosome 15, P.americana_PAMFEO1_priV1, whole genome shotgun sequence, one region includes:
- the Chpf gene encoding chondroitin sulfate synthase 2: MFPFIGTLCRQNKYFLIGLSLGVLAGLILTPILENDCLFNDNGEGYASDHLSRSRSLSSDSEIHGDEYEPRINLAGKPKKAQKTPNLLNRPRYYSTELGIREKLFIGVLSSQHDVSSRGVALNRTIAHLVDKVMFFIDAPGPRKLNISMPGGIVGFTDTRQILKPFHMLKYITDNFLDEFDFFFLVKDTTYVKARQLYEMVQGISVSEDVHGGSGKRDEHTSFCSLDAGLLLSNSVMHKVASSLDWCVKNAFSDSDDDNFGRCVLHATDISCQESIQGQTLTSYILDRSFNMEDDIQRLARDSTFDSALTIYPIPEANVLFQLHAYFCKVGLVHNKQDIAALRNSLVNMSTLTPGGRGSVTWPVGSPPGNVPSSRFDVLRWDYFTESEIYLQSDFSNVKPLEGADKKDIQYVVNASIKRMEAEWGEHLQYRRLINGYRRFDPSRGMDYHLDLAFRDTTTGREVHKRLEVCKPLGRVEVVPMPYVTENVRVNLVLPVEADHKLEAIKFMENYARICMEKRDKTFLMLVLLYDPSLPGKGTKDDIFLSVKEMALTLSDRYKKDGSKIAWVSIKVPSSNGLANEPLLEFAVADLVVRKFSPESLILMCQSNMDIRQDYLNRVRMNTISGWQVFSPTPFSEFHPDIVYSNANARPKELEIDKSYGHYDSRELSHIAFHARDYTSARKQIEDMVPMIRSDRDIHSLMSIKYNGRANPPTSLYAMFVHAGSLHILRAVEPGLRLHYRERSCEETNSQCIEARALNLGTKSQLATLILDYLASHATTLS, encoded by the exons ATGTTTCCTTTCATTGGTACACTTTGCAGACAGAATAAGTATTTCCTGATAGGCCTAAGTTTGGGAGTCCTGGCAGGTTTAATTCTCACGCCTATTTTAGAAAATGATTGCCTCTTCAATGATAATGGAGAGGGCTATGCAAGTGACCATCTGTCTCGAAGCCGTTCATTAAGTAGCGATTCTGAAATACATGGAGATGAATATGAACCGAGAATCAACCTAGCAGGCAAACCTAAAAAGGCTCAAAAGACTCCAAACCTCCTCAACAGACCAAGATACTATTCAACAGAACTAGGCATACGTGAAAAGTTGTTCATTGGTGTTTTATCATCGCAACATGATGTATCCAGTCGTGGTGTCGCATTGAATAGAACCATTGCACATCTTGTAGACAAAGTAATGTTTTTCATTGATGCGCCTGGACCTAGAAAACTGAATATTTCAATGCCTGGAGGCATTGTGGGCTTCACTGACACAAGACAGATATTAAAGCCCTTTCACATGCTGAAGTACATTACAGACAATTTTTTGGATGAATTTGACTTCTTTTTCTTAGTTAAGGACACAACCTACGTCAAAGCACGACAACTTTATGAAATGGTACAAGGAATTAGCGTGAGTGAAGATGTTCACGGTGGAAGCGGCAAAAGAGATGAACATACTTCATTTTGCTCACTGG ATGCTGGTCTCCTCCTCAGCAATTCAGTGATGCATAAAGTGGCATCATCACTTGACTGGTGTGTGAAAAACGCGTTTTCTGATTCTGATGATGACAATTTTGGACGGTGTGTGCTTCATGCCACAGACATCTCATGTCAAGAATCAATTCAA GGACAAACATTGACGAGCTACATTCTGGATAGAAGCTTCAATATGGAGGATGATATCCAGAGACTTGCCAGGGACTCCACGTTTGATTCAGCACTGACAATATATCCTATTCCAGAGGcgaatgttttgtttcagctgcatGCCTATTTCTGTAAG GTGGGTCTTGTTCACAACAAGCAAGACATTGCAGCTCTGCGTAACTCCTTGGTGAACATGTCGACGCTGACTCCGGGGGGACGAGGTAGTGTGACTTGGCCTGTAGGAAGTCCTCCAGGGAATGTCCCCAGTAGCAGGTTTGATGTCCTGAGGTGGGACTACTTCACAGAGTCGGAAATATACCTGCAATCTGACTTCTCCAATGTAAAACCACTTGAAGGAGCTGACAAGAAAGACATAcag TACGTGGTGAATGCAAGTATTAAACGAATGGAAGCAGAATGGGGTGAACACCTACAGTATCGTCGCTTGATAAATGGCTACAGAAGATTTGATCCTTCCCGTGGTATGGATTATCATCTAGATCTAGCTTTCAGAGACACGACAACTGGCAGAGAAGTGCATAAAAG GCTGGAAGTGTGTAAACCGCTAGGCAGAGTAGAAGTGGTTCCAATGCCGTATGTTACTGAAAACGTTCGTGTGAACTTGGTTCTGCCAGTCGAAGCTGATCACAAGCTTGAAGCAATCAAATTCATGGAAAACTACGCAAGGATATGTATGGAGAAAAGGGATAAGACGTTTCTCATGTTG gTTTTGCTGTATGATCCTAGTTTACCTGGGAAAGGCACGAAGGATGATATTTTCTTGTCTGTCAAGGAAATGGCTCTAACTCTGTCTGACAGATACAAGAAGGATGGAAGCAAAATTGCATGGGTCTCTATTAAAGTGCCATCATCAAATGGACTGGCAAACGAACCTCTTTTAGAATTCGCAGTGGCTGACTTGGTGGTCCGGAAATTTTCACCTGAGTCACTCATACTCATGTGCCAATCCAATATGGACATTAGGCAGGATTACCTCAATCGT GTACGAATGAACACCATATCCGGGTGGCAAGTATTCAGCCCTACACCATTCTCAGAGTTTCACCCTGATATTGTGTATAGCAATGCTAACGCGAGACCAAAGGAATTAGAAATTGACAAATCATATGGCCATTACGATAGCAGAGAACTCAGCCATATTGCCTTTCATGCTCGTGACTACACCTCag CACGCAAGCAGATAGAAGACATGGTGCCCATGATACGCAGTGACAGAGACATACACTccctcatgtccatcaagtacaACGGTCGTGCAAACCCACCCACCTCACTGTACGCCATGTTCGTCCATGCAGGCAGTCTTCACATCCTGCGAGCCGTTGAACCAGGTCTACGATTGCATTACCGCGAGAGAAGTTGTGAAGAAACAAACAGTCAGTGCATCGAAGCCAGAGCCTTAAATCTTGGGACTAAAAGTCAACTTGCTACGCTTATATTAGATTATCTTGCCAGTCACGCGACAACCTTATCCTAA
- the Eaf gene encoding ELL-associated factor 1, with translation MQKCQLNGVNGDNMADKLGLGREVRELKLGPSFTNSRGNSFHTLRYDFKPASVDVSKVATVDVGQNQQVTVTVPHLDGAGTPHTVFKGSQRPYHKECVLIIDRVTGEITLEKLSTNIQVKKTRMETIHKLAPPPPSSSRPLTPVDSLMNSHSRNKLPSPQHRSNKKKTSPKPNQLTSTLGCIPRHSPLHASPSYPTSRSPSRGLPPQHKSPPSLPGSLPVIGLEDSDLGFGSSYTPSQPPQQPDVPDYARPADDDGGVANAEDTGILSDSSSDSSDSSGSSSGSDSEAETQPSNSAVTSNGHINGTASPSLSMPDHLLSEDLQLSESGSESD, from the exons ATGCAGAAGTGCCAACTTAATGGAGTGAATGGCGATAATATGGCTGATAAGCTGGGCTTAGGGCGTGAAGTACGTGAGTTGAAGCTCGGTCCAAGCTTTACCAACAGCAGAGGAAATTCTTTTCACACTTTACGTT ATGATTTTAAGCCCGCAAGTGTCGATGTTAGTAAGGTGGCCACTGTTGATGTTGGACAAAATCAACAAGTGACAGTAACTGTTCCACATCTAGATGGAGCTGGGACACCTCACACTGTATTCAAGGGTTCTCAACGCCCATATCACAAAGAATGTGTCCTTATTATCGACAGGGTGACAGGGGAAATCACCCTAGAGAAATTGAGTACCAATATCCAAGTCAAGAAAACAAG AATGGAGACTATCCACAAGTTGGCACCTCCACCACCATCGTCTTCACGTCCTTTGACTCCAGTGGACTCATTGATGAATTCCCATAGTAGAAACAAATTACCATCTCCACAACACCGCTCCAACAAGAAGAAAACTTCCCCTAAGCCGAACCAGCTGACGTCTACACTGGGGTGCATTCCACGCCATTCACCCTTGCATGCTTCCCCTTCATACCCCACATCCAGGTCTCCCTCGAGAGGTCTGCCCCCTCAGCACAAGTCACCGCCCTCACTGCCAGGAAGTCTTCCAGTAATCGGCCTTGAAGACTCGGATTTGGGGTTTGGGAGCTCTTACACTCCATCTCAGCCCCCACAGCAGCCAGACGTTCCTGACTATGCCCGACCTGCAGACGATGATGGAGGCGTGGCAAATGCAGAAGATACAGGAATCCTGTCGGACTCGTCTTCTGATTCTTCAGACTCTAGTGGGTCCTCATCAGGTTCTGATAGTGAGGCAGAAACACAACCAAGCAACAGTGCGGTTACCTCAAATG GCCATATCAACGGGACCGCCTCTCCTTCTTTGTCGATGCCAGACCACCTCCTGTCAGAAGACCTGCAGTTGTCTGAGTCAGGATCCGAGAGTGATTGA